In one window of Deinococcus sonorensis KR-87 DNA:
- a CDS encoding cold-shock protein translates to MTVGKVKWFNAEKGFGFIQTEGSPDVFAHFSAIQGSGFKKLNEGDEVEFEIEDGQRGKGPQAKNIVVTKAAPAGEYSSNDRRNDRW, encoded by the coding sequence ATGACGGTTGGTAAAGTAAAGTGGTTTAACGCGGAAAAGGGCTTTGGCTTCATTCAGACCGAGGGCAGCCCCGACGTCTTCGCGCACTTCAGTGCGATCCAGGGCAGCGGCTTCAAGAAGCTCAACGAGGGCGACGAAGTCGAGTTCGAGATCGAGGACGGCCAGCGTGGCAAGGGCCCCCAGGCCAAGAACATCGTGGTGACGAAGGCCGCTCCGGCCGGCGAGTACAGCAGCAACGATCGCCGCAACGACCGCTGGTAA